The Haloarcula laminariae genomic sequence GGCGTCGTCTGTCGCGACGCCGGCGTGGTCGAAGTGCACAGCCGGCCTTGACCCGCAGGGGACTTAGTTCACATCGACGAGCCGGGCTGGTACTCCCCGAAGATGTCCCGGAGCACGTCACACACCTCGCCGGTGGTGGCGTAGGCTTTCACCGCGTCGACGATGTAGGGCATCAGGTTGTCCTCGCCCTCGGCGGCGTCGCGCAACGCCGCCAGCGCCTCCTCGACGGCCGCGTCGTCGCGCTCCTCGCGCACCTCGGCGACGTTCGCCTGCTGAGCGGCCTCGACGGCCTCGTCGACCTCCTCTATGTCCTGTTCGCCCTCCTCCTCGACCTCGAACTCGTTGACGCCGACGATAATGCGCTCGCCGTCCTCCTGCTCGCGCTGGCGCTCGAAGGCCACGTCCTGAATCTGGCGTTGGACCCACTGGTTCTCGATGGCGCGGGCCATGCCGCCGCGCTCGTCGACCTCCTCGATGAGCTCGCGGGCCTCCTGTTCCAGTTCGTCGGTCAGGGACTCGACGTAGTAACTGCCCGCCAGCGGGTCGATAGTGTCGGCCGCGCCCGACTCGTGAGCGAGAATCTGCTGGGTCCGCAGGGCGGTCCTGACCGACTCCTCGGTCGGCAGACCGATGGCCTCGTCCTTCCCGTTGGTGTGGAGGCTCTGGGTCCCGCCCAGGACCGCCGCGAGGGCCTGGTAGGCCACTCTGACGACGTTGTTCTCTATCTGCTGGGCGGTCAGCGTCGAGCCGGCGGTCTGGGTGTGGAACTTGAGCTGCTTTGATTTCGGGTCGTCGGCGTCGAACCGTTCGTCCATGAGCTTCGCCCACAGCCTGCGGGCGGCCCGGAACTTCGCGACCTCTTCGAGGATGTTGTTGTACGACGCGAAGAAGAAGGAGAGCTGCGGGGCGAAGTCGTCGACGTCCAGCCCGGCGTCGATTGCGGCCTCGACGTACTCCAGGCCGTCACCGAGCGTGAACGCGATCTCCTGGGCGGCGGTCGAGCCGGCCTCGCGGATGTGGTACCCCGAGATGGAGATGGTGTTGAAGCTCGGCGTCTCCGCGGCACAGAACTCGAAGATGTCCGTGATGAGGCGCATCGACGGCTCGGGCGGGTAGATGAACGTGTTGCGGGCGATGTACTCCTTGAGCACGTCGTTCTGGATGGTGCCCCGGAGCTCCTCGCGGTCGACGCCCTGCTGGTCGCCGACCGCGATGTACATCGCCAGCAACACCGCAGCGGGAGCGTTGATGGTCATCGAGGTCGAGACCTCGTCCAGCGGGATGCCCTCGAAGACGGTCTCCATGTCCGCAAGCGAGTCGATGGCGACGCCGGTCTTGCCGACCTCGCCGGCGGCCATGGCGTCGTCCGAGTCGTACCCCATCTGGGTCGGCAGGTCGAAGGCCATCGAGAGGCCGGTCTGGCCCTCGTCGAGCAGGTAGTGGAACCGTTCGTTGGTCTCCCTGGCGGTCCCCATTCCGGCGTACTGGCGCATCGTCCAGAGCCGGCCGCGGTACCCCGTCGAGTAGACGCCGCGGGTGTACGGTTCCCGGCCCGGGAAGCCGAGGTCCTCCTCGTAGTCGAGGTCGGCCACGTCCTCTGGCGTGTACAGCCGCTTTACCTCCTGCCCCTCCGTGTCCGTCGTGAATCGCTCCTCGCGCTCGCCGAACCGGTCGACGGTCGGCTGGACGTCCTCCGTCTCCCACTCGGCTTTCGCCTCGCGGATCTCGTCCAGTTCCTCGGGGTCGAACATGACAAACCCGTGGACCGGCGCCGGCTTAATAGTTCCCGACACGGCCGCCGTAGCACGGTCCGCTGGTGGCGCTCGTCGTCGGGCGCGGCGCTCGGGGAACCGGGAGCCCAGCCGGCAAAAGCTGGGTTTAAATCGCTCCTGTCCCGAACACGCCGTATGCCAATCGAACGCGGGGACGGCGTAACCATCCACTACGTCGGACGGTTCGAGGACGGGAGCCTCTTCGACACGTCGCGCCAGGAGGTCGCCAGACACGAGGACCTCATCACAGCTCAGGGGAACCAGCCGGCGGATTACGCGCCGCTTTCGTTCACTGTCGGCCGCGGGGACATCATCGAGGGCATCGAGGAGGCCCTCGTCGGCATGGAGGAGGGCGAGGAGCGGACCATCGAAGTGCCACCCGAGAAGGCCTACGGCGAGTTCGAGGCCGAAAAAGTCCGCGAGTACGACCCCGAGGCCTTCGAGGAGATGGTCGGGCAGGAGCCCGAAGTCGGCGTCCACGTCGAGGCGAAAAACGAGCTCCACGGCGACGTGACCGCCGTCCGCGACGACGTCGTCGAGGTCGACTTCAACCACGAACTCGCCGGCCGGACCCTCGTCTTCGACATCGAAGTCATCGACGTCCGCTGAGCGAACAGCCTGTTTTTCCCTCGGAAGAAGCTCTTTTTTCGCCAGCCACAGGACTCAGCCACGGGGACAGATGCTGTCCCGAACCCACCGAGGCGGGAGATACCTACTGCCCGGTGTCGTACTTGTAGGTCGCTTCGTCGGGGTCGATACCGAAGTCCTCGGCGGTGTCTTCGGGCTCGGGCTCGGCCTCCTGGGCCGAGGCGTTCTTGAACCGCTCGCGGAAGCGCGGCGGGACCGAGAAGTCGCTCCGGTCCAGGCGCATCGGCACCGCGTCGGGCTGGATGTTCTCGCGTTTCTCTTCGAGCCGTTCCTGCAGGCGCGGGGGCAGCTTCTCGGCGGCGATGCGCTCGAAGCCGAACTGCGTGAGATAGCGGTCGGCGCCGGTCAGCGAGTACACCGCGTCGAACCCCTCGTCGGAGGCGTACTCGACGAGGCGCTCGACGACGTGGGCGCCGACGCCCTGGCCGCGCCACTCCGGGAGGACGCCGATGCTCGTGAGCTCACAGATGGGCTCGCCGTCGTCGGGCTTGTGGATTCGGATGCGTCCGAAGCCGGCCTTGTGACCGCCGTCTTCGTCGATTGCGATGACGTAGTCGCGGGAACGGAAGTTCGTCTCGTCCAGCCCCATCTCCTCGATGTGGTCCAGCAGCCAGACCTCCTCTCGGTTTTTCGCATCCCGGACGTACATGCCCCGACCTTGGCCGTCCCCGTGCAAAAGGGTTTCCGGGGGCCGATAGCTGTATGCTCGACCCGCCAAGCCGGGGAGCAGTGGACGACGCTTCCAGCGCGCTCGAACCGTCGGATGCCGCCGGTGTCGCCCCCAGTGGCCGGCGACGCGCCGCTAGCGGTCACCGGCGACCGCTGCCCGAATCTCCCGGAGCTCCGTGCGGACACCGCGCCACTGGTCGAGCGAGCCGGGGATGTCGTCGTCCCGGTCGCCGGACGCTTGGCCGGCGCTCTCGGCGATGCGCTGGTGGACCGCCGCCGGGCCGTCGAGCTGGCGCAGGGTCAGCTCCGCGCCCTGGCTCCCGGCGGTGTCGACGGTGACCGTTCCGTGGCCGAAAGCGGCCCCGAAGACGCCCTGGTCGTAGCTGGTGTTCTGTATCTTGGCCAGCCGTAGCTCGGTCACCGTCAGTGAGAGCACGCCCGTCCGGTGGTAGAGCGCGGCATCGGTCAGGACATAGCGGGTCGACCACCGCCAGAGCCACGCCCCGCCCGCCGGCACCGCGAAGGCAAGCACCGCGAGCGCCACGCCGACGGCCGCCGCCAGCATCGCCGGGGCCCCGCTGGACACGGCCAGGGCGACCCCGCCGCCGACGACGAGTGCGGCGGCGATACCGGCCGCCACTCCCAGGTGGACGACTCGCCGGCGGGGCTGGCCCTGCCAGCGGACCGTCTCGCCGTCCCCGGCCGGCGCCCAGTCGGGGACGCTCATGGCTCCTCGGCGTCCCGGCGGGCGGCGTCCGTCCCGCCGGCGCCGTCGCGTTCGACCGCGGTTCGAATCGCCCGGAGCTCCGTCAGTATCTCGTCAAGCACGTCGGATTTCGTCTCGCCGTCGGTCGCGGTACTGCCCTGAATCTCCTTGACACGGCGGCTCAGTCGTTTCTGGACCTCCTGTGGCGACTTGACCCCGCGGAGGGTCATCTCGACGCCGGAGCCGCCGGCGGTGCTGATGTCGACGTTGCCGTAGTCGAAGTACCGGCCGACCACGCCGACCGAGAAGGAGGTGTTCTGGACCTTCTCGTACTCGACTTCGGAGACCGAGCGGCTGAGGATACCCGTCTTCTTGTAGACGCTCTTGTTCGTCACGACGTAGTCGGTGTTCTGCCGGTTCAGATACGCCCCGCCGATTATCACCAATCCGAGTCCGACGAGGAGGATGAGCGGGATACCTGTCAGATACGCCCCGTACATCGTCTCGGGGGCCGGTTTGCCCGACCAGAGAATCTCCTCGTCGGCGTCCAGCGTCAGCCAGTCGTACGTCATCTCGCCGTCGCTCATACGCTCCCGTCGCCCGGCGGTCTGTTGAGTGTTTTCCCGGTGCGTGCCCCGTTCACACGGCCGGCCGATGGCACCCTCTCGGGCGGACACTATCCGGCCGCCCGCTCCTGGGCGGGCGGCTCCAGCGCCAG encodes the following:
- a CDS encoding acyl-CoA mutase large subunit family protein, whose protein sequence is MFDPEELDEIREAKAEWETEDVQPTVDRFGEREERFTTDTEGQEVKRLYTPEDVADLDYEEDLGFPGREPYTRGVYSTGYRGRLWTMRQYAGMGTARETNERFHYLLDEGQTGLSMAFDLPTQMGYDSDDAMAAGEVGKTGVAIDSLADMETVFEGIPLDEVSTSMTINAPAAVLLAMYIAVGDQQGVDREELRGTIQNDVLKEYIARNTFIYPPEPSMRLITDIFEFCAAETPSFNTISISGYHIREAGSTAAQEIAFTLGDGLEYVEAAIDAGLDVDDFAPQLSFFFASYNNILEEVAKFRAARRLWAKLMDERFDADDPKSKQLKFHTQTAGSTLTAQQIENNVVRVAYQALAAVLGGTQSLHTNGKDEAIGLPTEESVRTALRTQQILAHESGAADTIDPLAGSYYVESLTDELEQEARELIEEVDERGGMARAIENQWVQRQIQDVAFERQREQEDGERIIVGVNEFEVEEEGEQDIEEVDEAVEAAQQANVAEVREERDDAAVEEALAALRDAAEGEDNLMPYIVDAVKAYATTGEVCDVLRDIFGEYQPGSSM
- a CDS encoding PH domain-containing protein, translated to MSDGEMTYDWLTLDADEEILWSGKPAPETMYGAYLTGIPLILLVGLGLVIIGGAYLNRQNTDYVVTNKSVYKKTGILSRSVSEVEYEKVQNTSFSVGVVGRYFDYGNVDISTAGGSGVEMTLRGVKSPQEVQKRLSRRVKEIQGSTATDGETKSDVLDEILTELRAIRTAVERDGAGGTDAARRDAEEP
- a CDS encoding FKBP-type peptidyl-prolyl cis-trans isomerase codes for the protein MPIERGDGVTIHYVGRFEDGSLFDTSRQEVARHEDLITAQGNQPADYAPLSFTVGRGDIIEGIEEALVGMEEGEERTIEVPPEKAYGEFEAEKVREYDPEAFEEMVGQEPEVGVHVEAKNELHGDVTAVRDDVVEVDFNHELAGRTLVFDIEVIDVR
- a CDS encoding GNAT family N-acetyltransferase, producing the protein MYVRDAKNREEVWLLDHIEEMGLDETNFRSRDYVIAIDEDGGHKAGFGRIRIHKPDDGEPICELTSIGVLPEWRGQGVGAHVVERLVEYASDEGFDAVYSLTGADRYLTQFGFERIAAEKLPPRLQERLEEKRENIQPDAVPMRLDRSDFSVPPRFRERFKNASAQEAEPEPEDTAEDFGIDPDEATYKYDTGQ
- a CDS encoding PH domain-containing protein, whose translation is MSVPDWAPAGDGETVRWQGQPRRRVVHLGVAAGIAAALVVGGGVALAVSSGAPAMLAAAVGVALAVLAFAVPAGGAWLWRWSTRYVLTDAALYHRTGVLSLTVTELRLAKIQNTSYDQGVFGAAFGHGTVTVDTAGSQGAELTLRQLDGPAAVHQRIAESAGQASGDRDDDIPGSLDQWRGVRTELREIRAAVAGDR